Genomic segment of Syngnathus acus chromosome 10, fSynAcu1.2, whole genome shotgun sequence:
TATCAGACATATGTGAGTGGGAGTTCCTTTGTTTCACTGACTCAAGTAGCTGAGACTGCTCCATAGGTGTACAATGAACTAAAAACAATATAACATCATCAACATGCACCAAAAACAGACATTAAAATTCATCCCACTGTTAAAGTCACTTGTGCGAGAGAAGTTTTGACACTGCAAGATTCCAGTCGTGGAATGAGTCACTGTCCATCGTGTTTGTTGTGCGAGAGTTCACGAATTACGAGCCATTTGTGTGACAGTGTGTTTGTACAAATAACAATGCTATTCTCTCTTCACACGTACAGATTGGAACCATATCATGTGatccaaaatgtgtgtgtgtggaagggGGGGAATAGTGTATAGTGTATAACATATATGTACTTGTAGATGAGATGAGAACTTGTCCTGGAGTTCACACACACCCTCAACACTATCCTAAGTGTTATATTGCGGATTCATTGCTGTGAAATGTTTCTGTGCTTTTTCCACAGCTGAGGGCCAAATTCTCAAGATGGAGCAAGACACTTTTggctaaaaaaagaattggcATTTAAACGGTCCGAAACATTTCACAGCAAAGTCAAATACTTGGTGATTGTCACCATATGATGAACAGGAGCACAAGCATTGGTAAATAACCATGGAAATCTTCaatcaattgtgtttttttttagatctgACAACTATGAATGTAAAGGCCATTAGCGAAGAGGAAGTCATCTCACTCTGATTATGTGCGTACACAGCGCCTACTCGTTGTcttccaaaatgtttgtgtgctaCTTTCCCATCTTCCGATCTCGCTCCCTTGTGCCTGCGTTGTATGCTGTCAATCATTCTTTTGTCTGGACACCAATTTTCTCTTGCTGTCGCTGTCTCTCGCTTACGCACATGCAGATGCTTCAAACGTGCGTCGGCCCTTATGAGTTGGTGTGCCATTGACGTATTTTGGTGACGTTCACTTTTGCACATGTCATATTTGGATTAGACAAACTGACACATTTGCACATTGGTGTCTACGGCTCAgtagaataaaaaacaataaaataaaataaaataaaatagaatagagCAGCCAGAGACCAACTTTTATAAGTGCTCAACTACAGCCTGTAATGACCAGTTCTTTTTGTCAGGCTCATGGTAACCTGAGTCTTTGAGTCAGTAACTGATGCTGGGTGTCAATCCACCAACAAAGAGTAAAATAATGAGGTCGTCCAATGAGACCCGATATCAGAGCTACTGTGTATCAGAAACAGTCAGTCATAACACAGTCAAATTAATTTACATACAAATATTGGTGTTAAATGAAGTATAATCTATAATTGCGGTCGGTCGGAtggacggagggagggagtgagggagaaagagcgagagagagactgagagagagcgagcgcgaGAAAGAAAGCGAggtagacagacagacagacagacagacagatagacagacagacagacagacagacaggcaggtagacaggcaggcaggtagacagacagacagacacatttACTTACTAATTAATACCAATTAATGGCCACAAGAGGACACCAGCGACTGCTATCGATGATTGGTATCGGCAGCCTTTGTGAGTCCTCAATACCTTGAAATACGTATCGGGAATACGTACCTGTATCTGCCCTATACCAAAACCTGGTATCAGGTTCCATTATCCAAAACCCTAATCACTGTTATAAATTGTGTCCcaactttgaagccctaatcTTAGTCTAGACAcctaatttgaaacaaataGATAGACATATATAGATAACAAATGGCATAAGTAACAAGTGACATTTCTACACTGATGTCACTGGGTGACAGCTAGGAGCACCGTCACCTGGCTTGGACTTGGGAAAAAAGGAGAGCATGGTGAGATGAGGAAACATGACTACATAAACTCATAACAGctgcaatgcaaaaaaacttgACACTGAGCCAAGAGTGAAAGTGTGAATGTGGAATTGTTTgtcaagaaaatataaaagatGAACATCATGAGCACGCATGAGTCATACATGGCCTCACACTAGATTTGACAGCCTTTGTTTTTTGGCACAGTCACGCCCTCTGATGTCGTCAAACATATACGTGCACACAGTTTCTATAAATGTCAATTGTGATTATTTTGGTCCCCCCCATATGGTAGTGGTTTTGGATTTGAAGAACAGCAACAGTAATTGAGCACATCCAATCTGGTACTTGGCAGATTTTCTCGCATATTCATCTGCCTTTTGGATATCATACTTCAGCTGTTAAACACAATAGAAGATTTAGGGATTACTAAAAGTAACAAAAGGACCTTGTGTTCATCTGTGCTACGGTTATTTTCATGCAAAGATTTTCAGTTGCAAGTGACAGAATGGTGACTTAGCAGAACGACACAACTTAAATCAGAGCTATTGTGATAACATATCAAAATGAGCACCAACATATTAAACGAAATGGTGAGCAAATAGAATGAGCTGCTAAATCTTGGGAGCTCGTCTAATTGCCAGCCTCAGGTTTTTTAGATGTTTGATTGGATTTAAGTCTGGGTTCTGACTGGGCCACTCAAGAaccattctttctttctttctttctttctttctttctttctttctttctttcttttctttctttctttctttctttcttgtgtgTAGAATGAATGTATTTGATATTGGGATTAGGCAGTAACAACAAATTGTCATATAGGTGAAACGTTGTGAATACTTTAAGGACGCACTCCCGTTCCAAAACTGCATTTCTGCTTTATGCAACAGCTGCAGTGAACAATAAAGTTTTCAGGCCAGATTTCAATGTGTGGCGATAAAAAGGGGTCCTTGGAAAATTGTATCCCccaatttcccttttttaacTGGACACCGGACCCACAAACGTTGACAATCCGTGGTATGAATTCAATAGAAgattttctcttctttctcaGCTCGGGTGCTGCGTTCGTTCTCAAAAGCTTTAGTATTGGTTTCGTCCACACCCCCATCACCTTATATGTTCGTACAGTCCGCTTAACCCGCGAAAGTTTCATAACAACAATGGCGTCTGGAGCAGGTTGGTcatgtgtattttgtttgttttaaacaatCCTACTCTAGCCTATGTCTTTACAAAtacctttttattatttgagaATTTTCAAATACCAAACCACAAATCGCTGGTTTCAGCAGTACTGTCCACGTTTTGTTGTATGTTATTCAATTAAACACCTTGCTTATTATTGATGTAAACAAAGTGTTGGATAACGTCTCCAGGCCGCCGTGGGAGTAAGCGCAAAATTGAGGACgaggaaaagaaggaaaaacctGCCAAGACGGCGAAGGAAGAAGAGGTACCTGAGCTCCAAGACCAAAGAAGAGTGGTGATTGAACACTGGTAAGCATACAATAAAATACCACATCGGGTGGAGGGGCTCGATGGTGGGCTGATTGGAGGCGGCATGGCTCAGTGGTAGAGTAGTCCTCTCCCAGCCCAGAGGATGATGGTTCTCTATAATAAGAGCAATAGATGCTTTAATATGGTCACCATGGTAACTCTTAATCGTGTAACAGATAACTAATATAAAGTGCATGAGTGGTACAGGCAGCACTTACTCCAGAAATACGCCCACATTAGGCACCACAGAACAAAGTACTAGTTCATGAAAATGAACATAATATATTACTGCTCGCTTGACGAATGTTGTGAAGAGCTGGCCATGTGCATGGTCTGTGTTTTGCTCATTTATTGCTTGTGCATGGGTAACGGAGTTAATCGAATTGCTGTAGCATCTTGACATGTATCAAAAGTATATCGTACACGCATGTAATAGAGAGAAACCCTTTATGGCCCGGTGGTTCTAGACTGCTGGTTGAAGATATGTCAAAGTGCTCACAGGCCTGCGCAATGAAACTGCCAAATTGTGACTTGTGttaaatttgaatgaaatctaATCTATGTTCAAGAATGGTTGTTGATTctgaacatttatttgaaataaaacaacatttcaTGATAAGTATGAGACATAATGGCATTATCACATACTTGGTATTGGCAAGTACTCAAATGTAAGTATTTGTACTCAAACTCTTACCAACTTGCTGAGCAGCACTAACATTTAATATCCTTGCGATGATCTGTTATTGTTTTGCAGTAAGAGCTGACGAGTGTATGGGCGTAATGCCGAGGGGATAAAAGCTGCCCTTTTGGCTGCACGCCCTGAACTGACTGTGGTCCTCAACCCTGAGAAGCCTCGCAGGAACAGCTTTGAGATCACGCTCATAGATGGAGACAAAGGTGAGCTGAAGGAATGGGCTTAATTGTGCTATATACTTTTATACTTTCATTAAaatattgcttgttttttcaattatttatttgggaTAGGAATTACTTCATCAACATTACGTTTCCTATTGTAAAGTTGGTTTGAGATTAGGACATCTTTCCTTTGTGTCTCATAGAAACATCTCTATGGACCGGAATAAAAAAGGGGCCACCTCGTAAGCTCAAATTTCCAGACCCTGATGTTGTAGTTTCTGCTTTACAGGAAGCTGCCGTTACTGACTAGATGCAAAGTGAaggtttgtcattttcatctcATTACTGTCAATCTAAGCGTAAaacatacaatacaaaatacCGGGCTAACGAAAAGCATCTACCGGTCGGTACTACTGGAGCTTGGTCAAATAATAAGAAAGAAATAATGTTCAGCACTTCATTTGGTTTTGAATGTTGTTCATAGCCAGACACACCAATGAGCGCTCATGAGCTGGCTGCGCCCGGTCGAAAATGACCAGCCCATTGTTATGACACATGTGATGCAACAATATATAGAGAGATGTGGTATAACATTACTCAGTCAAAATTGGTCAGTCCCAAGGTACAGTGgtgcaaaaaagtatttagtcaCTCACCGATTGTGTGAGTTCTCCCACTTAAAATGACCGAATTCTGCAATTTTCATCACAGGTACTCTTTAACTGTAAGAGACGGaatgtgaaaaagaaattccATGCAAGGATTTTtgaagaatttatttttaaattacagaGGAAAAATAAGTATTTGGTCAAGAACAAGTTCAATTCAATGCTTTGTAATATGCACTTTTTGGCAATGACAGAGGTCAATGGTTTCCTGTAGGTCTTGACCAGATTTGCTCAAATTGGAATTGGTGTTTTGGCCCATTCCGTCATGCAGCTCTCTTCTAGAGCAGTGGTGTTTTTAGGGCTGTTGCTGGGAAACACAGACTTTCAGTTCCCTATGATAATACTGTCATCCTAAAAGACCCCTCTTCTCTTTCGGGCAGGTAATTGTTCATGAATGTGTCTTGTGGAAACAGAATGACGGGGAGGTGACCAAACTGGATGCTCAGTCTCTCCTCTGATGAACCAATATTTTCCAATTCACATACATGTATATGAACACTTGGCGACATCTACTGGAGCTTTTTAGAGCAAATGCTTCCGTAACCAAACACTGTTGCGCAATTTGTCTGTTCAAGTTCAAAATTTGTGGTATTTAGATCTTTTCGAAataaaaacttacattttttgtggcggtgtgtgtattttcatgggattatttgttttctgtaCTTATTACGAGGCAATGTATGGGACGAACCCGAGGTAGTCACAAGACTATTTTATATATGACTGTAATTCTCCATACATCattaaaattgaataaaagCGCCGTGGTGTTTCGGGACaccgattgtatctataaaattcACACAAATGTGCAAAGCTTACAAAGCATTTAGCTCAACAGCAGAACAGAGTAGAAAGGTTATCCCTAAACCCCCACCACCGAtatattttaagaaaaaatgaaaagtgaacAATAGATGTAGAAAAACTGAatagaaatattttgaatgcaAAAATAGCAGTCAGGAGGAAACACGTCTACCCTCTCCTCCTATTGGTTGCTAGTAGTTACGTCATAAGGACGCGACTTTCACACGGCCACACTACCAGTGTTTGACGCCAGAAAACATTCTTAAATACACGTGTAAGTATGGTATCAATGTATATAAGTATGGTATCTATGTATATAAGTGGCTTGATTCTAATCTTTAAAATTTTGTTGACGTATAGGCTTGAAATAA
This window contains:
- the selenoh gene encoding selenoprotein H, producing MASGAGRRGSKRKIEDEEKKEKPAKTAKEEEVPELQDQRRVVIEHCKSURVYGRNAEGIKAALLAARPELTVVLNPEKPRRNSFEITLIDGDKETSLWTGIKKGPPRKLKFPDPDVVVSALQEAAVTD